The Pyricularia oryzae 70-15 chromosome 5, whole genome shotgun sequence genome includes a region encoding these proteins:
- a CDS encoding eukaryotic translation initiation factor 3 subunit D gives MSQSLADIIAALPDGDGWGPAVTTELTLNGVPYAPFSKGDKLGRMADWTDGKDRDGRGGRQQYNRNFRDQQVYGAGTASLFSAPQAEDESTFSVVSNVRDSTKTRFGRGAVFTRGGRGQRGARGTERGGRAQLSRGRGGQYGGGYDRGGRSAAGGRGGRRFGWKDYDKPARNRDASINVKADWSLLEEIDFNRLGKLNLDADEGEDVDSYGFVHYYDRSYDKPAVKSAERKLNPIDRAAYNVTTSLDPVIQELAEKDEATIFATDNILSTLMCAPRSVYPWDIVIVKQGSKVYFDKRDNAALDMVTVNENAVDAPLEASEGSKDSINQPSALAEEATYINHNFVNQVVIENESQKVDMEHENPFYNAAEETEPPASKAYKYRKFDLSTNDEGPVYLVVRTELDAVQKNSNNGEDQFLTVRALNEFDNKAQGSGGALDWRSKLVSQRGAVVATEMKNNSCKLAKWTVQSILAKADVLKLGFVSRANPKSNDKHVILGVIGWKPKDFANQMNLHLSNGWGIVRTIADMCLKREDGKYVLVKDPNKTILRLYEVPAGGLDEEEDNGDLGQEEDDEE, from the exons ATGTCTCAGTCACTGGCGGATATTATCGCCGCCCTGCCGGATGGCGATGGCTGGGGCCCCGCGGTCACGACCGAACTCACCTTGAACGGCGTTCCGTATGCGCCGTTCTCCAAGGGCGACAAGCTGGGACGTATGGCAGACTGGACCGACGGCAAAGATAGGGACGGTCGTGGTGGCAGGCAACAGTACAACAGGAACTTCCGTG ACCAGCAGGTTTACGGTGCCGGCACAGCCTCGCTCTTCTCCGCCCCCCAGGCCGAGGACGAGTCGACATTCTCCGTTGTCAGCAACGTTCGCGACAGCACCAAGACGAGATTCGGCCGTGGCGCCGTCTTCACCCGCGGCGGTAGGGGCCAGCGCGGCGCGCGTGGCACAGAGCGTGGAGGCCGGGCACAGCTCTCCCGCGGACGTGGTGGGCAGTACGGGGGTGGTTACGACAGGGGTGGAAGGTCCGCCGCTGGCGGCAGGGGAGGTCGGAGGTTCGGCTGGAAGGACTACGACAAGCCGGCGCGCAACCGGGACGCCTCAATCAACGTCAAGGCCGACTGGTCGCTGCTCGAGGAGATCGACTTCAACCGTCTTGGCAAGCTCAACCTGGACGCAGACGAGGGCGAGGACGTCGACTCTTACGGATTTGTTCACTACTACGACCGCTCATACGACAAGCCTGCCGTCAAGTCGGCTGAGCGCAAGCTCAACCCCATCGACCGTGCCGCCTACAACGTTACCACCTCGCTGGATCCCGTCATCCAGGAGCTGGCCGAGAAGGATGAGGCCACAATCTTTGCTACCGACAACATTCTGTCGACCCTCATGTGCGCGCCGAGGTCCGTCTACCCCTGGGatatcgtcatcgtcaagcAGGGCAGCAAGGTATACTTTGACAAGCGCGACAACGCCGCACTTGACATGGTCACTGTCAACGAGAACGCCGTTGATGCGCCTCTGGAGGCCTCAGAGGGTAGCAAAGACAGCATCAACCAGCCTTCAGCATTGGCCGAGGAGGCTACCTACATCAACCATAACTTTGTCAACCAGGTCGTCATTGAGAATGAGAGCCAGAAGGTCGACATGGAGCACGAGAACCCATTCTACAACGCAGCCGAGGAGACAGAGCCGCCGGCATCCAAGGCCTACAAGTACAGGAAGTTTGACCTTTCAACCAACGACGAGGGACCAGTCTACCTGGTCGTCCGCACAGAGCTGGACGCTGTGCAAAAGAACTCGAACAACGGCGAGGATCAGTTCCTGACGGTGCGCGCGCTCAACGAGTTCGACAACAAGGCTCAGGGCTCGGGTGGTGCGCTCGACTGGAGGAGCAAGCTTGTCAGCCAGCGTGGTGCCGTTGTTGCTACCGAGATGAAGAACAACAGCTGCAAGCTGGCCAAGTGGACTGTCCAGAGTATTCTGGCTAAGGCAGATGTCCTCAAGCTTGG TTTCGTGTCGAGGGCAAACCCCAAGTCCAACGACAAGCACGTCATCCTGGGTGTCATTGGCTGGAAGCCCAAGGACTTTGCTAACCAGATGAACCTGCAcctttccaacggttgggGTATCGTGCGCACGATCGCCGATATGTGTCTGAAGCGCGAGGACGGTAAGTACGTCCTCGTCAAGGACCCCAACAAGACCATCCTACGCTTGTATGAGGTACCTGCGGGTGGactcgacgaggaggaggacaaTGGCGACCTGGGTCAGgaggaagacgacgaggagtaG